A window of Raineyella sp. W15-4 contains these coding sequences:
- a CDS encoding heme-copper oxidase subunit III, whose protein sequence is MGMWIWLASELMFFAAIFAAYFNMRNIHAAAGTGGWTPAEWLDVPKATVVTIVLVASSITCQLGVHAAEHGRVKRTGSLVNVAGWGMREWYTLTFLMGAFFISGQIMEYATLFSEGLTPQSFAYGSVFFFGTGFHGLHVLGGLVGFLFIMARTYLARTFTHEQAVSAIALSYYWHFVDVVWIILFSVIYFLH, encoded by the coding sequence GTGGGCATGTGGATCTGGTTGGCGTCCGAGCTCATGTTCTTCGCCGCGATCTTCGCGGCGTACTTCAACATGCGCAACATCCACGCGGCGGCCGGTACCGGCGGATGGACCCCTGCCGAGTGGCTCGACGTCCCGAAGGCAACGGTGGTGACCATCGTGCTGGTGGCGTCGTCGATCACCTGTCAGCTGGGGGTGCACGCGGCCGAACACGGACGGGTGAAGCGTACCGGGTCGCTGGTGAACGTCGCGGGCTGGGGGATGCGTGAGTGGTACACGCTCACCTTCCTGATGGGTGCCTTCTTCATCTCGGGGCAGATCATGGAGTACGCGACACTGTTCTCCGAGGGCCTCACCCCGCAGTCGTTCGCCTACGGCTCGGTCTTCTTCTTCGGCACGGGCTTCCACGGCCTCCACGTGCTCGGCGGCCTCGTCGGCTTCCTGTTCATCATGGCCCGCACCTACCTCGCGCGGACCTTCACGCACGAGCAGGCGGTCAGCGCGATCGCCCTCTCGTACTACTGGCACTTCGTCGACGTGGTGTGGATCATCCTGTTCTCGGTGATCTACTTCCTGCACTGA